In the genome of Triplophysa dalaica isolate WHDGS20190420 chromosome 17, ASM1584641v1, whole genome shotgun sequence, the window TTCCAGAATTATATTTCCGGGTTTAGTTGGGAAATATCCTTAATCCGGGGTGCTTGGACTCGGCATCAGATATTTGTTAcacatgaaattacatgagAACTGTCTAACTTCACTAACAGTCCCAATGTAAATTTAAAGATGGCTTCAAACAAGTGTTGTACTGCAGGCACATTCAAAGATAAAGTCTTGAAACATTACTTTtgtaaaacaatgaaatttattTCCAAGTGATACGTTTGAAAAAAATTCATGGTAAAAGCACAACTCGTATAAACCAAGCCATAGTTCATTGTCTCTGACACTCTTACCATGAGAAACCAACTATGATGGTTTTTCCTACAGAAATAAAGTTCTTTGAAAGTAATTAATcttaaaatatgaagaaataaCAAGAGTATATGTGCCCATCGTGCAGGCAGAAATTGCTGGACAGAAGTCTAAacctataataaaaaaatgaagacgTGTCTGGTTGTTGTATTTTTGCAGTATTTTCCATACCTGTAAATTCACTGCAACtttatgtgtgttttgagaATATGACTTTCACGAAGAGCTGACAATATAAATTCGACGCTATAAATGTTAATTTGGAAAACTCttatataaaactatttttgtaCCTTCGAGAATTCTATTTGTATAGAAATGTCAGACTTGCCCAGTAAATATTCACGTCCCATCAGTTAactttgaaacaaaaataaagtgaaataggACATTAAGGTACAAAAATAAGTTATACATGCACACTATATACATTTTGATTAATAATTATCATTAATGGCAATGACtgaatacatttcaaaatgttatataaaaacaaatattactgGCCACATAAAATCCAAACAATTTGGcaattacaaatgtattaaagaAACCTCCACAGATACCCATGCAAATCCATATTGTGTCCCTGGAATGTTGCTGAATGCTACTGTAAACATGCTTTTTCTACAAccacagtgtttttctgtatagaCCATTAAGGAAAGAGGCAAGAATAAACTTCTTAAGGGAGTCTGGATCAAATCTGATTTGGCTTCATTATCAACTCATCTAAATATACCTTGACACATCATACAAAGATGTTTTGGGGGCAGTCTGATAAATATGGTCCCAAACCACAAGATTATCTTAACCGTTCGTATTTGGTCCCAAATATATACTCAGTATAAATAATTAACACTCAGCAAACTAAGCAAAGTAATGCAGGATTCAGCAAGATGCACGGCCATACATTAAACTCAAACGTCTCTTGCTGTATTTGGCACCCTCATCCTTCATTTCGGGTCAGTCTGTTGGCAGAATTCCTAGTTTTGCGGAATGTTCAGATCGTCCTCCTCCTTCTCCGGACTCTGAGAGCATTAGATAGCCTTGACATCAATGAGGTGGTTGTGCTGGGCGCCTTGCCTCAGGGCCTTGATGCCTTGCAGTCTTCGTCCATGAAGAGTGAAACGAGACCACGCCAGCAGCTGAAGAAGTGCGCAGGTGATCGGTATAAACACCAGCAGGTAAAAGCAACCCTGACGCAGGGGTATGGGGGATGCAGGGGCTGAGATCGCTTCTGTGCCCACAGAGTTCCTCTCGAAGATGTCATATCCTGAAAAATcacatttgaacaaaaagtttcaatttaattataatataatttactgaGGAATGAGAGATAATTAGTTTTACTATCCAATGCACTGGAATTCATCCATATCTAgacatggttttattattgaattcatttcgctgctgtccttccaaaCCCTAGGATGTCTAAATTAGCTTTTTTccggaaatggaaaaaacattgcATTCAGATACTGCGTTGTCAAagctgacaagcactttttaatacttttttttggttaaacatttgcaaaacccaggGAAAAACATAAACGAggacttataataatgattaaagGCACATAACAAaaaatggagatacaaggtttccgACAGGAAAGCAATTTTAGGATCATGGTGGTAACATGTCATAAACATATGCTATTCTTTTTAAGAATTGCACCTAAAAATagtcaaacaaaaagaaaaataccaGATTACAGAATTTTGATAACAACATCTAAATgaatcacaaataaataaatgaaaatgtttattataatgcGGGTCCAGAACTGTTTatgcacaatacacacacacacctgtgtaGACGCATAGCAACCAGGTACCAATGAGAGGGGCAAAGGTCTGGCCAGGCTTGGTTACCAAGGCAACCATGCCAAAGAGGAGGGCAGAAGCTGCTTGCTGCCTGCGGTTTAACACAAAGTCCTCGTCCACCAGGTCAGTGATCACCAGGTTTAGAAGCTTACAGGTTCCTTCGGTGAACACGCGGTTACTATGGAGAAAGGTTCAAGATCAGAAATGAATGttgaaaaatgacttaaaaagaTCATACACTCAAACAtttaattctgtctttatttactcacccggtttttcattttaaactttattactttcttttttcagcagaacacaagagaagattttttaagaatataGTGAAGCAAATAATATaggccccccattgacttctattgtatgaacacaaaaccaatggaagtgaatgagtCCCaccattcttcataatatcttattttgtgttctgcagaagaaagaaagtcatacagctttgaaaacATAGTAGGgcgagtaaacaatgacagaactTAAAAACTCTTGACATTCTAGCTGTGCGTTCACACACGCTTTGTTGCTGGTGGTGAGAACGCACAGTAATGCATCAAATGCAATTTTCAGGAACCAAGCGCTGAGAATTCTTAAAACCCTCCCTGCTACTTTGCAATTTGATCTAAGCTCAATTAGCTCAGAGTATGAATACTAATACGATTCTAGGCTGCACTTCTCACAGAACGCATCTTTGGTCTGTTAACATGGATATATATCCTCTGTCTTGTACCACCAAAAGCACACCTGCCTcaaacaaagattaaaaaccAAAACGTTGAACCTTGAACGTACGAGGCAGAGCACCTGTAGTATCAAAGCGGAAGAACCTGCGGGACCCTTCATTTCTCACCTAGCAATGAAGATGCAGAGCAGGTACACCTGGTCCGCCCCAGCTAACAGCATGGCTATGCTGAGACCCAGCTTCAAGAGAAAGAGCCAGCGAATCACCTGGTAGACACCCAGTCTACGGCACAGCGTCAAGAAGTAGAGATTGTTCAGATGAGGGGCGATGTAAGAAAAACCTGTGACGGGAAAATAAGTTCCATTAGGAAGATAAAGAAGAAGCAGCATTGTCCGCATAGCATCTGGGAAATCTTCATTAGTTCTAATGAAGCTTCTATTAAAGTCTTTAGGTTCCCACAAGCATTACACAGCCGACATTGTTGATCCCGCAGTGGTCATGTGACCATGTTCTTCATCTCCCTCATCCAATAAAAGTCTCTTACCAAGCAAGAAGGAACCGGTGGAGGCAGATATACGGTCTGACAGGAGGTGCTCCAAAAACAGGGGGAAGAAGTTATTGTTGAAATGGCAGTGGAAAACCTACAGAGGAGGAAAAATATAGAATTGGGTGTTCAATGGTGCTTTAACTTCGTGTAACTTTTGCTTTATTgcatatgtttatattacctgTACAAGGTTCATCGAGGCGAACCACATGAAGTTCCTGTGGTGTGATAACTGCTTCAGATATTCTCCAAGAGTGACAGGCTTCTCAGAAGAGGTAAAAGGAGCTTGACCAACACTGAGTCTAGATAAACAAAGAAGAACGGGAAATTCAAAAGAGACATCAATATGAGGGAAAACAAAAAttcacagattaaaaaaaagtactGTACATATTGGATTGACCATGTGTGAGGCAGTTGTAAAACACTTAAAAGCGCACATTTGTGACAACAAATTGTATATAAATGCTCAAAGTTTCATTGTTCAACTACAATATATGACCAAAGAGttcattattttgaatttgatcaacaataaaaaaaatgattgaacaTGGGTCTACGTCTATAAAACTGCAGTTGCAGTTAGTTAACATAAATAACTGACAGGAGGCTGGTTCTTATACAGTAATTTTACCATGGTAAAACATGGTTCTTAGTTATGTTGTGAATAAGAACACCTCCGTTATCCATTAAAAACGACAGTAACACACATCTTCCAATGGGTTAAAAATCAACTTTGCTTCACCCATAACACGGAACCACAAAGAGAGAGGAAAACAACTAGAAAACAGGACTGGCTGAgtggaaaaaaactaaatgggAAAAACAAAGGTGAAAACAGATGCAACGGATTGAAAACTCACAACTTGAGCATTACCGTGTGGGTGGAATGAATAATGGAGAGCACAGCTCACACATTCTTTCAGAGAGAAACAAACTATCTGAGGTTTGTGACTGAAATGATCATTTCTGTTCAGTAAACTCTTGTTTTACTTTTCTGATTTGCTTGGCAAGGCAATGGTAACTGTAAAATTCTAacaaaaatagattttgtttaaatattcaattaaataaaatgaccttTTTTGTGTGCCATAACCACAAAGCGTTACAAGCgttagtccacccaaaaatgtaaactcagtcatcatgtactcacagtcctgtcatttcaaacatgtatgactttctttctgcagaaccctaaagaagatattttgaagaatgttggtaaccgaacgaTTGCggcactcattcacttctactgaatGGACAAAAAGCCCAATGCAAATTAATGGGTACCGTTGTTGTTCggttaccttttttttttaaatatcttctttttgtcctgcagaagaaaaaaatcataaaggtttgaaatgacatgagggtgagtaaatgatgagagagttttcatttttgggtgaactatccctttaaatttagGGTTTTGGATGATAACCAGCATGAATTATTTAAGAGAGCTCTGGCAGAGTGGGGTGTATACATTGCCTTACATTGATAAAAATGTTcctatttttggatgaactatttctttaagaagCTTTTTCGGTAACACAAATATTGGATGTTTGTATGTTACTCAAACAACATCAACCAAAGCAACATTTCAGGTTGCTCCATGGGGAGTGTTTTTGCAACTAACTTATGGTGAAAACCTCAGTGACAAGCAATTTAGgaacatttaaattttaacacattattaaGATATTAGCTGTTCTCTTACTCTGTAAGTTCCTGGCAGTCGTTCTGGCGTGGTTGAACTTCTTTCTGAAAGCGATGGCACAGAAGACGTGAAACCACAGCAAAGCCCAACATTGAGAGTGCAGCTAGCGTCACACAGAATAACCTGAAGTAATAGAAGTCCTCCTTGTTCCAGAAAGAGTAGGATAGGAAGACGGATAGCGCGCCCAGCGCGCTGAACAGGGAGCTGTGGAAATTGAGGCTCGTGCGATCGTTCGCTGACACGGCCAGGTCGGCCAGGAGGGCGTTGTGGTTGAGATCCACCACAGTGAGGAACCCATCGTAAAGGCACAGGCAGATGAGGAACTGCAGTCCAGGCCAAGTCCAGGCCACCCAGAAGGCCAGAAAAGAGAGAGCGAAAAGAGGCCCGCTTCTGGAGAGCGCCTGCAGTCGTTTTAGAACCACTTCAGGGGAGGTGATCTGAGACCCGGACCTGAGCAAGAACAAGTTATTGTAGTACTGTGATATGACAAACGAAGACTCTGAAAAATGAGtcttataataaatacatggCTTTGATGAGCATGTGTGTTCAATGGGTAATAAAAGTAGGGCTgacacaattattaaataatcgtcTCATCGCAGTCAGATAACTGCAATTATTGTAAATCCTTAGAAAACAAGAATGATGTGCATCATTTTAAATACACCGTCCTTGATCTGCACTCACTACTACGTTATGAATGACATTTCTTCTTCATTTAAATTGTATCAGTTTTTTATGATTCCAGATTTGCTGCATGTATACACAGCAAGACGACATCATCCACATATCTCATTTTATTCTGTTAAGAAAGCCTTTTCTGTTTAGGTCActcctttttcaaaagaattttcacatttcttaacgtttctatattttaatttaataaattaatttgtaattaatcgttataattataattttaaagccttaaacagacaattaatcgccgtaatcataattattttacagacaatAAATTTTCATCATAATCATGATTCATGAAATTAAACATATTCCTGCAGACCGAAAACTTGCTGACAAATTTTCTCTGAACAGTGTTAGCCTTAGAACAATCTATGTATCTCAAATCCTTGGTTTCATttgtttgaatttgaattttatAACCAACATACATGTTTCACATTCTTTCGGTGAAAATAATGCATCATTTTCTATTAGCATCGAGCTAAAACTTTGAATATCCTAAAACCTTTACAATACATACGTTTTTGAagaattcaaaaacatttagtttttgta includes:
- the mfsd13a gene encoding transmembrane protein 180; the protein is MGRRGWGRWQGISTAVLYGSLALFVSILHNVFLLYYVETFVSVYKIDKLSFWVGETVFLIWNSLNDPLFGWLSDRSFLSSPQSGSQITSPEVVLKRLQALSRSGPLFALSFLAFWVAWTWPGLQFLICLCLYDGFLTVVDLNHNALLADLAVSANDRTSLNFHSSLFSALGALSVFLSYSFWNKEDFYYFRLFCVTLAALSMLGFAVVSRLLCHRFQKEVQPRQNDCQELTELSVGQAPFTSSEKPVTLGEYLKQLSHHRNFMWFASMNLVQVFHCHFNNNFFPLFLEHLLSDRISASTGSFLLGFSYIAPHLNNLYFLTLCRRLGVYQVIRWLFLLKLGLSIAMLLAGADQVYLLCIFIASNRVFTEGTCKLLNLVITDLVDEDFVLNRRQQAASALLFGMVALVTKPGQTFAPLIGTWLLCVYTGYDIFERNSVGTEAISAPASPIPLRQGCFYLLVFIPITCALLQLLAWSRFTLHGRRLQGIKALRQGAQHNHLIDVKAI